In Festucalex cinctus isolate MCC-2025b chromosome 9, RoL_Fcin_1.0, whole genome shotgun sequence, the DNA window ACCTCACACATCTGCGCACGCGCTACGCATGCGCAGTAGGCAATTACATCATCACGCTGTCGAACTCGTCGGAGCAGCATACCTCGACTGACAAGTAAGTAAAAGTATGCAATAACTGATTATTTAGAACTGCATTTTACttcgttttgtaattattttatatagtgaaagtattttattcagaGAGTAAGTTTTGTTCTGCAGTTAGCATCGTGGATCACTGtgcgttattattatggcacagTGGCAGTTACATGCTTGTACTACACTTATTCAAAAACCATTTTGGGGCTTCActcatgtgtgttttttcttcttattttaaggtgcaatgtgaattctgtctgcggtggacacatgctgaatgtgcagaataacgtttttaagtgtaaaaaaaaatgcaacttaaattgctgacttgtacagccatcgtagtttggaatcttttgagacatagtttgtgtagtttttgtcacttgatgtttttgtacttttagcaaactggcaacgtgtattgtagtttgtacataaaatatgtttcatcGTCCTGCAtcggttttcattttgaattcaacaataaagctcatttttttcgagtcttctcaaatgtttctttcaaaattaagcaatggtgttccaactggcaaattctctcacagcctgcaaaatctgctcaattaaatctagacaattttctgtcatgtagacaactatcatacataatgggtatcgctggagccaatattttgttgtttgattataaTGTTGCCTTTTACACTAATTAGAAATGACAATTGTGTCACCTAGTGGGCAGTTCGTGTGCAAGTCATTATAATGTGCATTCAGCCTCAGTTTGGTGAGGAAACTGTCATCCGCGCCTGCAtatggtttttgtttgatttattgacaacagtttattttgatatataaaaatgttttcgtaTGACGACCCTGTGCACATAATAGCCTACACCTGAACGCAGCAGTCAGCAAAATGAACACAACGGAATGAGACGCGAAGACTTAAATcatctaaaaatacagaaattcatgcaaatcgtttgtgggagcgcgttggcatattgtcctctgaagttttaatgtggctctatagttggccttattttttgttgactagTAAACTAAGGCAACAATGTGCTGTGGGTGCCCATTTCAGCCATCAAAACAACATACCGATGTTACAATCAGCCGTCAGAAGAGCATGCTCgtgttaaaactaactatacatatgcttctttggtagctctagtgtttttaatatgcatcttatttagcctaattgcagtgtattattatcatttacggGATCGTCGTAACGTAGGAATGCTATTCTGACTACGTATGCTAGCCCGATAGAGGCAGCTGTCGAggtatgctgatccgacagAACACCGGCCGCGGCCGCAGGCCGGGGAGGAGGGCAAATCGAGCCAGCTCCCCgcaaccccgcggctccgggccaccgCTCGTTCGAACGCCATTTGCGGGAGTCGTGCGGAACCTCACGGATGCttcgggctccaggtggaggagtggacacatcagcattagcatgcttacttagcattagcatgctgacgaGAGGATAGGATAGTTTAGTTTGTGTACGCGTttgtgtgagtgcgtgcgtggagggggggaaaaaaaaaaaaaaaaaaaaaaaagaccatatggatgcatcaagcataaaccaagcttgagcccgCATAAAGATGAACTGTATAAAATGTGCCCTACAGACGATCTTGTCGATCTTTCATCTTTATGAGATTGTCAACACTTAACGATCCTTAAcctaatatcgtcatatcgcccatccctaagtacgtttagtcaagtttgcaatcatttcttaacagaaaacaggcgacctcagcagactgtctcgaaccattctgctgcgttagatgttgtggtttttcagctttttgagtcatcttcaaatagccaggctatgtgaatgtcaGTGAACAcatcaaagcattcttcattacaagcagaagcaattcttctttgcaagaaaagcagtcttcattgcaagcagaagcagttcttcatgtcagcaaatatatgataagataacatggctaggctatgtgaatgtgagtgcaaagcaaagcattcttcattgcaagcagaagcagttctttattggagcaaatgtatgataacttattatttacaattgttcCTACGATGATATTTAGGTTGATTCAATCGAGATTCTGGAAGATCACAgatctcaaactccagtcctcgaaggcccctatccagccttttGTCAATCTCTCCCTCCCCTCAACACCTGGCAATAGATGgatatgcgcttcactcaagagaattctccgcaatatccatctggtacctctccacagtaatttggtcgggaaaaggcgggacattgtgTACAATAATTCGGGCTGATTAGACGATTCATTCTAGACGTTTGTTCTAACCAATcatggccacgggtgaaaatttcgtcttcgttcttgccgaaggggggaaaagtacgGACATCTTACTAGCTAGAAAtgtacgaagcgcctctcgctgttcaacattcaacaaagaaatggtgagtaattctgtgcgaacagaattaattgcaatgtccattcgtccatgttagggttaggtttgtttgttagctccggtgtcggtgtaagatgtgatcgggctgccagattgaACCTGCAGATGATGTCAGCTCCAGGATTGTCTGGAAATTGTCTGTTTACAAtagttcaaataaataaataaagtatcatggttttacatttttaggtttattttttatttttaagagtgggaaaaaacaaaacaaaaaaaacaaaaacattgaagcGCCTTCGCGCTTTccggtgacgtcagtacagcagcgctaacaaagttagcttcggtttgatttcttttttagctgttgagaaatcaatcacaataacaaaaaaaacagtcttaataataggaacacattaacaatctaaactgacaatatttgtcacatctgagacaattattttgtgtatttatcatttagtcaatctatttaattatttattccatatattttgcgtttatattcttaggtgtatttatgtttttacaatttcagcccgtacattttgccatttaaattacatttttaatattttctttccaatgtttggcGGGCGACCCCGATCCGATCTGGCAGCCCGACACCGGCGTCGGCTTCCTGGGTTCGTCACAGttacatatcccgcccccaaacacaatgtcgctctgtgaatggtccgagagcaaggttacaacACACATGGATCAAATCTTTAAGTATCGTTATCAGACTTTTGCACAGCTTGCTGATAATTtcattcaggtgtgttggagaagggaaatatgtaaaacaggctggatatggCCACTCAAGGACGGGACTCGAGGACCCGAGTTTGAGACCTGTAGACATTACACAACAAAAATCTAACCCACGTCTTCCCATAATAGAGTACCAAGTGGCGTCACAAACCACGGTGGAACTCTCGTGTATACGATTTGGTTTACAGAGACAAGAAGCATTGAAGGTCGAATGTGGGTATAAACTCTAACATTTACAATTGTTTGCATGCTTGAgtcgagggggggaaaaaaagtgtcttaCCGTCAGAGAAATACAGGACGGCCAGAACAAATGGGTCATCCACCTCATTTTTTCGTCTCTCTCTTTCGAAAATTCTCTGGCTCCTGTTAAGGCTGCGGTTGGACACAGACTCGTCGCTTAACGATGAATTGTTCGACTCCTCCATGTTTACACTGCTAACTAAATGGTATCCATtccaaacaaaactcaaattctTCGCGCGACCGTTTGTTCTGCGCTTGCGCAGTTGGGTACATCCGCCGGGATGCATTGTGGCTTTTGTAGTGCGCGGAGATTTCACTCCCGGAAGTAACACGGATGAGTCATTATTTATCATTAACGCAGAATGAAATTGTTACCTTAATTTCGCTAGGTTGAaccatcttattttttttttttaaacaatataagATATATGGTAAcagtacagtatactgtatatacttgtttgtggcatttttgtttggtgtggTGTGCTCTGAAATTAGAAAAGGTTTCTGGCCGTTTTGGTTTTGGTTGTATCATGAAGAGTCGCATAGCCTCTGGAGAGACACCTCCGGTAACTAAAGATAACAATTATAGTCAGGTTCATGGAAAATagttgtatatttaaaaaaaaaaaaaaaaaaaaaaaaaaagatgcattgaAATTTTCACATTTACAGCAAATGTCAGTAATGCTACAAGCTGAGGTAGCTTCTATTTTACAAACAGCTAGTTTAAACATAGGACAATTTCAGACCATTTGAAAAACAGCGATTTGTTAAGGTATTATGTTGttcatcaaagaaaaaaaaaagaaagacaatacGACGaaattcaagcaatttcagtcaatataaacattaaatacaGTTTGTGGCGATATTCTTTTTGCCCCCAAAGAAATACAGTacaccccccccctccccccacaaaGAGGCAACATGTACAATACCAACTTTCAGTTGACTTATTTAAAGTtaaagttgtagtagtagtagttaacATAACACTGTGGATATTTAAGACATTAAGACAAAAAGCACCTGAATAAAACGTGAGAACAGAAAGACAAATTCCCTCGATTGCAACATTATTCAGTCATTTGCATACTGTGGTTCTTcaacttaataaaatattgCATTTAAAACCAAGAAAAACTGAACTAATGTGGTAGTGTAAACAAATTACAGCACGTGAAATCATAGGACTGTTATTTTAAGGACTCTTGACATTTATAATTATAAATGACAGAAATATTCTGTAAAAGGTTACTGGTGCAGCTTTTTCAAGTTTGCTGCAATCATATCTGCTCCATAGAGTAAGGCATTCAATGTAGTGTGAAATAGGGGGGGCCGGGTTTCATTTCCACTGCTCCACATTGTCCATGTAGTCCTCCAAGGTGCCACTTTCATCCATTTCCCACCAGTCTGGGAGGAGCCCGTCGGAATCCACATTCTCATCGTCCTCAGCCTGTTCTTGGGACTGAGTAACTTGCGGGTGTTTTTCCATCGCAGGCGGCGCTCGGGTGGTCTTCTGCTGGCGTCCTTGCTTGGCTGCGAGCCTCCCCCGAAGCCGCCGCCTCCTCTCCTGCTGCCGCCTCTCCCTGGCCTGCCTGCGCTCCTGCTGCCGCGCCCGCTGGAAACGCTGCAGGAAGAGATCGCGGGCGTACTCGTAGAGCTCCACGTCCCAGCGGTTCAGCTGGCGGATCCGCTGCTGCGTTTCGGCAGCGACGTCCACGCCGGAGGCCCGCGTGCCGTTGAGCTGCGTGAAGGGAGCGATGAAGGCCAGGCGGAAGGTGCGCTCGAACAGGTACTGGGTTTTGCGCTGGTACTCGGTCAGGCCGTAGAAGGCCATGCCGCGCAGGTTGCGCTTGGCGCTCTCCAGGAGCACGGCCCAGCGCTCGTCCTGGCCCATGGCCGAGACGTTGTAGCAGCCCACCAGGCTGAGGTCGGCCAGCATACGCGTCTGCCGGTTGTTGGCCAGGTTGTACGGGCAGTCGGTGAACTCCTGCAGGGAGCAGCCCGACCAGTCGTCGCCCGGGTAGCAGCTGGGCAACTCGGACGAGGTGGGCGAGCGGCCGTCGCACACGTGCAGCGAGGCCTTCCATGTGGCGCCGCGCTGAACGTGACGCCACTCGCTCAGGTAGCGCGACACCGGGTCTCTCAGGATGGTGATGTAGTAATAGTTCCTACTGGGGAGAGAAGAAAGTCAACCCTTGGGATCATATCCATCCTGTTTGCACTGTACACTCTTCTAGTAATTTTAGTAAACAATTGTTAATatctttgcttttaaatgtgctGGAAGACGCATTCATTTATTACTTgtgttggtaaaaaaaatacatgggatGAGGACAGTGtaaaaatatttgcacattaTATCACAATCACAATATTAGGGGAGAGGGgcggaaaaaatatatactgatatatatatatatattaggggtgtgaattgcctagtacctgacgattcgattcgtatcacgattcacaggtcacgattcgattcgataccgattaatcccgatacgaatggtcacgattcgataccgattaatcccgatacgaatttataagtcgattgttgcgattttttttcattcatatttagaaaatactaatcagtaagcttgtagagtgtaagatttatatgaaaatgtattatttatttatctgaaatttcagtcttatagaggttgtaatctgtttcatgtttgaacagcattaaaataaaaatattaaggcgtaatgtgccgttcatataacattcttccatgctcaagatgtgaatccttaaaaaaaaaaaaaaaaaaaaaaaaaaaaaaaaaaaaaaaaaatcgattctgccgattattgaatcgattcgagaatcgcgcgatgtagtatcgcgatatatcgccgaatcgatttttttttaacacccctaatatatatgttattttttcaaaataattcagctttAACTCAGGaaatctggtttatctgtttga includes these proteins:
- the hs6st2 gene encoding heparan-sulfate 6-O-sulfotransferase 2 isoform X2 — protein: MDDKSSSHHRLLVVLLMALIFGVIMIQYVCPSGTECQMLHQLGSWLHVAGTADSLNGGDFQEKRDPYIAEDGALVRFIPRFNFSEADLNRAVDFNIKGDDVIVFLHIQKTGGTTFGRHLVRNIQLERPCECHAGQKKCTCYRPGKKETWLFSRFSTGWSCGLHADWTELTRCVPSRMDSREAPKTMQRNYYYITILRDPVSRYLSEWRHVQRGATWKASLHVCDGRSPTSSELPSCYPGDDWSGCSLQEFTDCPYNLANNRQTRMLADLSLVGCYNVSAMGQDERWAVLLESAKRNLRGMAFYGLTEYQRKTQYLFERTFRLAFIAPFTQLNGTRASGVDVAAETQQRIRQLNRWDVELYEYARDLFLQRFQRARQQERRQARERRQQERRRRLRGRLAAKQGRQQKTTRAPPAMEKHPQVTQSQEQAEDDENVDSDGLLPDWWEMDESGTLEDYMDNVEQWK
- the hs6st2 gene encoding heparan-sulfate 6-O-sulfotransferase 2 isoform X1, coding for MDDKSSSHHRLLVVLLMALIFGVIMIQYVCPSGTECQMLHQLGSWLHVAGTADSLNGGDFQEKRDPYIAEDGALVRFIPRFNFSEADLNRAVDFNIKGDDVIVFLHIQKTGGTTFGRHLVRNIQLERPCECHAGQKKCTCYRPGKKETWLFSRFSTGWSCGLHADWTELTRCVPSRMDSREAPKTMQSRNYYYITILRDPVSRYLSEWRHVQRGATWKASLHVCDGRSPTSSELPSCYPGDDWSGCSLQEFTDCPYNLANNRQTRMLADLSLVGCYNVSAMGQDERWAVLLESAKRNLRGMAFYGLTEYQRKTQYLFERTFRLAFIAPFTQLNGTRASGVDVAAETQQRIRQLNRWDVELYEYARDLFLQRFQRARQQERRQARERRQQERRRRLRGRLAAKQGRQQKTTRAPPAMEKHPQVTQSQEQAEDDENVDSDGLLPDWWEMDESGTLEDYMDNVEQWK